The stretch of DNA CTctaactgcagcccaaataaatgcttcacagggttcaagtaacagacacatttcaacatcaactattcagagaagactgcgtgaatcaggccttcatggtcaaattgctgcaaagaaaccactactaatggacaccaataagaagaagagacttgcttgggccaaaaaacacgagcaatggacattagaccggtggaaatctgtcctttggtctgatgagtccaatttaagatttttggttccaacagccgtggatttgtgagacgcagagtaggtgaagggatgatctctgcatgtgtggttcccaccgtgaagcatggaggaggaggtgtgatggtgtgggggtgcttttctggtgacacggtcagtgatttatttagaattcaaggcacacttaaccagcatgactcccacagcattctgcagcgatacgccatcccatctggtttgcgcttagtgggactatcatttgttttttaacaggacaatgacccaacacacatccaggctgtgtaagggctatttgaccaagaaggagagtgatggagtgctgcatcagatgacctggcctccacaatcacccaacctcaacccagttaagatggtttgggatgagttggaccacagagtgaaggaaaatcagcaaacaagtgctcagcatatgtgggaactccttcatgactgtttggaaaagcattccagatgaagctggtagtaaaaataaagaaaaacctttgaatgagtagatgtatccaaactttttactggtactgtatgtctattaCCGTGTGAAATTGACAATGTACTCACCTCATTGGTGACCTTTGCACCAAACAGCCACCCAGCTCCCCTGGGGCTGATGGCCCAGGTGTCCACATCCTCGGGGTCTGACCACACAAGGTCACAGAATGCTCCCTTGTGGGGGATCTCCTGGTTACGCTCAATGGTTCTGATCTGGTCCAGGGTCTTTATGTCCGGGGAGAGGCCCCCATGAACACACAGAATCTGCTCATCCATCAGCTGGCACACAAAACAACCAAAGCACAGCATTAGAATGCTGAGTAACTGAGACAGTAGAAAATATCTTCATGTTGGCTTGATATGCTGAAATTGTGCCATGGGGGCTGTTACTGCAGGAAATCAGAAATACAAAGCAATAGAGTTATACTCACCGCTGCAACTGTTAACATATCAAACACTTTGGTACAGTAGCGCCAGGCATTTGCATTTCCATATTTGGTTTGGCATTCATCTGAAAGGCAACATAGACCAGGAACATCCCATTTATAACCAGAGCACCTGGAGTCAAGGGTTTGCATTGTACATCAATTACTAATGTGTTAATACAACATTTGGTTGGGTTGGATATGGTGAATTAATGATGAAGAAAATCTCACCATAAAATCCATACACTTGGGTTATCTGCCTGCTTTCGTGGTTTCCTCTTAAAAGTGTGATGCGGTCAGGCCATTTAGCTTTTAACACCAGCAGGTATGTGAGCGTCTCCAAGCTGTAATATCCCCGGTCAACAAAATCACCCTGCAGAGAAACAAATACACATAATCCTGATGGGTACATTATTGATGGACGTTGTAAACAACATGTAAAACAAGGCAACCGTGTGGCTCAGTTcatagagcatggcacttgcaacaccagggttgtgggttcgattcccgtgGGGGACCAGTAGGGAAAAagtacactcactactgtaagtcactaaatgactaaaatgtaacagCAAACATGTtgtcccccacgaatgatgcagctTCTGACTAACACAGTTCAGTTCATTACTATAGCTTGGGCCGATCAGTAATTTTGTAAAGGCCAGATCtttatggcaagacgcatcattcacccacaTTTCGTCAAAATTGGCCCAgctgtctgagatatcgcatCTGatttaaagccaatttatgcttgatcccaAAATATGGTCAGAGGCGTCATGTGAcacaattgcggagcctccagaggcatgcagaaGCAAAAATGAGTTTCGTACTGTATCGCCATGCGCCTctaaaatgttgtaacaatgcggagtgCTCTgaatagctccgcattgacatgattggttgaccgTAGgtgaggtcctgtataaacacaaagtCACTTCCTTTACAACTTCCTTTGGGTCACAGCACATTCGGGTGTGGAAGGGAATTAAATTGTAGacc from Salvelinus sp. IW2-2015 linkage group LG33, ASM291031v2, whole genome shotgun sequence encodes:
- the LOC111957669 gene encoding serine/threonine-protein phosphatase 6 catalytic subunit isoform X3, yielding MAPLDLDKYEEIAKQCKYLPENDLKGDFVDRGYYSLETLTYLLVLKAKWPDRITLLRGNHESRQITQVYGFYDECQTKYGNANAWRYCTKVFDMLTVAALMDEQILCVHGGLSPDIKTLDQIRTIERNQEIPHKGAFCDLVWSDPEDVDTWAISPRGAGWLFGAKVTNEFAHINNLKLICRAHQLVHEGYKFMFDEKLVTVWSAPNYCYRCGNIASIMVFKDANTREPKLFRAVPDSERVIPPRTTTPYFL